One genomic window of Bacillus mycoides includes the following:
- a CDS encoding YlmC/YmxH family sporulation protein, which yields MIRISEFQMKDVVNILDGKRLGNIGDIDFDIDTGKIRAVIISKQTRMLGLFGKEVEFVIPWEQIMKIGEDVILVRVDNINSVTESIQTPTIS from the coding sequence ATGATACGAATTTCGGAGTTTCAAATGAAGGATGTTGTAAATATTTTAGATGGAAAAAGGCTTGGAAATATTGGAGATATTGATTTTGATATAGACACAGGGAAGATTAGGGCAGTTATTATTTCCAAGCAGACACGTATGCTAGGACTCTTTGGAAAGGAAGTAGAATTTGTGATTCCTTGGGAGCAAATTATGAAAATTGGGGAAGATGTCATACTTGTCAGAGTAGATAATATTAATTCTGTAACAGAATCAATACAAACACCGACAATTTCATAA